The Deinococcus carri genome segment GCCGATCAGCACGCGCAGGGCCGGGTGCGAGTGCGGCAGCAGCAGTTCCCGGTCCACGCCCACCTCGCTGCCCCCCTCCAGCCACCACTGCGCCCCGTAGCGCCCCGGCAGGATGATGCGTTCCTCGCGTTTGGCGAGGCCCACCACCGGCACCCGCACCCCCGCCTCCTGCAGGGCGTCCAGCGCGGCGTTCACCTGCCCGCGCCCGCCGTCGATCAGGATCAGGTCCGGCAGCGGCAGCTTGTCGGCCAGCGTGCCGGTAAAGCGGCGCACAATCGTCTGTTTCATCGCCGTGTAGTCGTCGGGGTGGTCCAGCCCCCGCACCTTGAAGCGGCGGTGCTCGCCCCGCCGGGCGCGGCCGCCCTCGAACACCACCATGCCCGAGACGATGTTGGTGCCGAAGAGGTTGGAGTTGTCATAGCCCTCGATGCGCCAGGGCCGCTCGGGCAGCGCCAGCACCTCGCGCAGCGCGTCCAGGCCGGGATGGTCGCCGCGCCGTTCCAGCAGCGCCAGTTCGGATTCCAGTCCCGCCTGCGCGTTGCGCTGCGCCATCTCCACCAGGTCCACCTTGTCGCCGCGCCGGGGCGAGCGCATCTCGACCTTGCGCCCGGCCTTTTCGCTGAGAAAAGCACTCCACACCGGCGCGTCCTCGAAGTCGGCGGGCAGCAGGATCAGGGGCGGCACGTGCGTGGCCTGCGTGTAGTAGTCCTGCACAAAGGCCCCCAGCACCTCGCCCACGTCGCCGCCGCCCTCCGTGTCCGTCAGGAACCGCTTGTCGCGCCCCACCACCCGCCCGCCGCGCAGCCGGAACAGTTGCACCATCGCGTACTCGCCCGCCTGCGCCACGCCCAGGAAATCCAGGTCCGTCTCCTCGCTGACGTAGGCGTGCTGCTCGGTGCCGAAGAGCTTTTCCACCGCCTGCACCCGGTCACGCACGCGGGCGGCCTGCTCGAAGTCCTGCGCCTTCGCGGCCGCCTTCATGTCCTCCTTCAGCCTGGCGATGACGGGCGCGGCGCGACCCTCCAGCAGCGCCTTCACGTCCTCCACCGTGCGCGCGTAGGCCTGCGGGTCCGCCGCGTCGATACACGGCCCCAGGCAGCGGCCCATGTGGTAGTTCAGGCAGGGCCGGGGCTTTTTCTGGAGGGGCAGCCCCGAGTTCTTCCGCAGCGGGAACATCGTGTCGATCAGGTGCTTGACCCGCCGCACCGCCGAGGCGTCCGGGTACGGCCCGTAGTAGCTCGCCCCGTCCTTCAGCACCCGCCGCGTGACCACCAGCATCGGAAAGGCCTCATTTGTCAGCTTCAGGAACGGGTAGTGCTTGTCGTCCTTGAGCAGCACGTTGTAGTGCGGGCGGTGCTGCTTGATGAGGTTGGCCTCCAGCACCAGCGCCTCGACCTCGTTGCGGGCGGTGATGAACTCCAGTTGGTCCGCCAGCGCCGTGAACTTGCCGCTCTTGCCCCCCGCCTTGAAGTGCTGCGCCACCCGCGAGCGCAGATTCACCGCCTTGCCGATATAGATGGGCGTCCCTCCCTTGCGGAAGAGGTACACGCCGGGCGAGGCGGGCAGCACGGGCAGGTCGTCGAAATGCACGGCTCAGCATAGGCCAGCCCGCCACCCCGCACCGGAAGAAGGCTCACCGCGCTAGCCTGCCCCCATGCCCGCCCGCCGCCTCTTTCTCATCCGCCACGCCCGTACTGCCAGCAACGTCGCCCAGACCCTCGGCGCGGGCCATGACGACCCCCTCGACCCCCTGGGGGAGAGGCAGGCGCAGGCGGTCGCGGCCCACCTCGCCGCCCTGAACCTGCCCGCCCCCCGTGTCTACGCCAGCCCCTACCGCCGCGCCCGGCAGACGGCGCAGGCCATCGCGGACGCTCTCGGCGTGCCCGTCACCGTGCTGGTCGGCGTGCAGGAGTTCCACACCGGGAGCTGGGTCGGCCGTCCCTATAGTCACCTGCAAACCCACCACCACGAGTGGCTCCACGAGGACGGCACCCTCGGTTTCCCCGGCGGCGAGAGCCTGCAAGGGGTCGCCCGGCGCTTTCAAGCGGCCCTGGAGGGCGTGCTGGAAGAAGAGGGCACGCCCCTCGTCGTCTCGCATGGGGG includes the following:
- the uvrC gene encoding excinuclease ABC subunit UvrC — encoded protein: MHFDDLPVLPASPGVYLFRKGGTPIYIGKAVNLRSRVAQHFKAGGKSGKFTALADQLEFITARNEVEALVLEANLIKQHRPHYNVLLKDDKHYPFLKLTNEAFPMLVVTRRVLKDGASYYGPYPDASAVRRVKHLIDTMFPLRKNSGLPLQKKPRPCLNYHMGRCLGPCIDAADPQAYARTVEDVKALLEGRAAPVIARLKEDMKAAAKAQDFEQAARVRDRVQAVEKLFGTEQHAYVSEETDLDFLGVAQAGEYAMVQLFRLRGGRVVGRDKRFLTDTEGGGDVGEVLGAFVQDYYTQATHVPPLILLPADFEDAPVWSAFLSEKAGRKVEMRSPRRGDKVDLVEMAQRNAQAGLESELALLERRGDHPGLDALREVLALPERPWRIEGYDNSNLFGTNIVSGMVVFEGGRARRGEHRRFKVRGLDHPDDYTAMKQTIVRRFTGTLADKLPLPDLILIDGGRGQVNAALDALQEAGVRVPVVGLAKREERIILPGRYGAQWWLEGGSEVGVDRELLLPHSHPALRVLIGVRDEVHHYAVSYHRKLRGQDMLRSVFDDLPGIGQKRRDALLEQFTSLEDLAAAPVEQIARVPGMNLKAAQSVKAYLTERLVQRQANSTPV
- a CDS encoding histidine phosphatase family protein — protein: MPARRLFLIRHARTASNVAQTLGAGHDDPLDPLGERQAQAVAAHLAALNLPAPRVYASPYRRARQTAQAIADALGVPVTVLVGVQEFHTGSWVGRPYSHLQTHHHEWLHEDGTLGFPGGESLQGVARRFQAALEGVLEEEGTPLVVSHGGALSSVLPFLLGTDLAEAWQTSRYQHGNTAVTELVWEPDGWVAVRVADGGHLEGML